A single genomic interval of Lactococcus sp. S-13 harbors:
- a CDS encoding phosphoketolase family protein, translated as MTNYNSEAYLEKLDKWWRAATYLGAGMIFLKANPLSAVTGTPIKAEDLKANPIGHWGTVSGQTFLYAHANRLINKYNQKMFYLGGPGHGGQAMVVPSYLDGSYTEAYPEITQDLEGMSRLFKRFSFPGGIGSHMTAQTPGSLHEGGELGYTLSHATGAILDQPEQIAFAVVGDGEAETGPLMASWHSIKFINPKNDGAVLPILDLNGFKISNPTLFARTSDVDIRKFFEGLGYSPRYIENDDIHDYMAYHKLAAEVFDKAIEDIHQIQEDAREHGRYQNGEIPAWPVIIARLPKGWGGPRYNDWSGPKFDGKGMPIEHSFRAHQVPLPLSSKNMETLPEFEKWMASYQPETLFNADGSLKEELRDFAPKGEMRMASNPVTNGGVDRSNLILPDWKNFANPITAENRGKLLPETNDNMDMNVLSKYFAEIVKLNPTRFRLFGPDETMSNRFWEMFKVTNRQWMQVIKNPNDEFIAPEGRIIDSQLSEHQAEGWLEGYTLTGRTGVFASYESFLRVVDSMLTQHFKWIRQAADQKWRHDYPSLNVVSTSTVFQQDHNGYTHQDPGMLTHLAEKKSDFIRQYLPADANTLLAVFDRAFQDRSKINHIVASKQPRQQWFTKEEAEKLATEGIATIDWASTVKEGEEVDLIFASAGAEPTIETLAALHLVNEVFPQAKFRYVNVVELGRLQKKKGALNQERELSDAEFEKYFGPSGTPVIFGFHGYEDLIESIFYQRGHQGLIVHGYREDGDITTTYDMRVYSELDRFHQAIDAMQVLYVDRKVNQALAKAFIDKMKRILDKHFEVTRNEGVDIPEFTDWTWSDLKK; from the coding sequence ATGACAAATTATAATTCAGAAGCTTATTTAGAAAAGCTTGATAAATGGTGGCGTGCAGCGACTTATCTTGGAGCAGGAATGATTTTCTTAAAAGCAAATCCTTTATCTGCTGTAACTGGAACGCCAATCAAGGCTGAAGATTTGAAAGCGAATCCAATTGGACACTGGGGAACTGTTTCAGGGCAAACTTTCCTTTATGCTCATGCCAATCGTTTGATTAACAAGTATAACCAAAAGATGTTTTATCTTGGTGGTCCGGGTCATGGGGGACAAGCGATGGTTGTTCCTTCATATCTTGATGGAAGTTATACTGAAGCTTATCCAGAGATTACTCAAGATTTGGAAGGAATGTCTCGTTTGTTCAAGCGTTTCTCATTTCCTGGAGGAATTGGGTCACACATGACGGCTCAAACGCCGGGTTCACTTCATGAAGGTGGAGAATTGGGTTACACGCTTTCTCATGCGACTGGGGCGATTCTTGACCAACCTGAGCAAATTGCTTTTGCTGTCGTTGGAGACGGAGAAGCAGAGACTGGGCCGTTGATGGCAAGTTGGCATTCAATTAAATTTATCAACCCTAAAAATGATGGTGCTGTTTTGCCAATCCTTGATTTGAATGGGTTTAAAATTTCAAATCCAACCTTATTTGCTCGGACATCGGATGTGGATATTCGCAAATTCTTTGAAGGGCTAGGTTACTCACCTCGTTATATTGAAAATGATGATATCCATGATTATATGGCTTATCATAAATTAGCAGCTGAAGTTTTTGATAAAGCAATTGAAGATATTCATCAAATCCAAGAGGATGCGCGTGAACATGGTCGTTATCAAAATGGAGAAATTCCGGCTTGGCCTGTTATCATCGCTCGTTTGCCTAAGGGTTGGGGTGGGCCACGCTATAATGACTGGTCTGGCCCTAAATTTGATGGCAAGGGAATGCCGATTGAACATAGTTTCCGCGCTCACCAAGTGCCATTGCCATTATCTTCTAAAAATATGGAAACACTCCCCGAATTTGAAAAATGGATGGCTTCTTATCAACCTGAAACGCTTTTCAATGCTGATGGAAGCTTGAAAGAAGAACTGCGTGACTTTGCTCCGAAGGGCGAAATGCGCATGGCATCAAATCCTGTAACAAATGGAGGGGTTGACCGTTCAAACTTGATTTTGCCAGATTGGAAAAACTTTGCTAATCCAATCACAGCGGAAAACCGTGGAAAATTGCTTCCTGAAACAAATGATAATATGGACATGAACGTGCTGTCAAAATATTTTGCAGAAATCGTCAAACTCAATCCAACACGTTTCCGTCTTTTTGGGCCAGATGAAACCATGTCCAACCGTTTCTGGGAAATGTTTAAGGTGACTAATCGTCAATGGATGCAAGTCATCAAAAATCCAAATGATGAATTTATCGCACCAGAAGGTCGGATTATTGATTCACAACTTTCTGAACACCAAGCTGAAGGTTGGCTTGAAGGTTATACGTTGACAGGACGTACGGGTGTTTTTGCAAGTTATGAATCATTCTTGCGCGTGGTAGATTCAATGTTGACACAACATTTCAAATGGATTCGTCAAGCAGCTGATCAAAAATGGCGCCATGATTATCCTTCGCTCAATGTGGTTTCAACTTCAACTGTTTTCCAACAAGACCACAATGGTTATACTCACCAAGACCCTGGGATGTTGACTCATTTGGCTGAAAAGAAATCTGATTTTATCCGTCAATATCTGCCAGCAGATGCGAATACTTTGCTTGCTGTCTTTGACCGTGCTTTCCAAGATCGGAGCAAGATTAACCACATCGTGGCTTCTAAGCAACCTCGTCAACAATGGTTTACTAAAGAAGAAGCTGAAAAATTGGCGACTGAAGGAATTGCAACGATTGATTGGGCTTCTACTGTCAAGGAAGGTGAAGAGGTTGATTTGATTTTTGCTTCGGCAGGGGCTGAACCTACAATCGAAACACTCGCTGCTTTGCATCTCGTTAACGAAGTCTTCCCTCAAGCGAAATTCCGCTATGTCAACGTGGTTGAACTTGGTCGTTTGCAAAAGAAAAAAGGGGCTTTAAACCAAGAACGAGAACTTTCGGATGCTGAGTTTGAAAAATATTTTGGTCCTTCAGGAACACCAGTAATCTTTGGATTCCACGGTTATGAAGATTTGATCGAATCTATCTTCTATCAAAGAGGACATCAAGGCTTGATTGTTCATGGTTATCGTGAAGATGGCGATATTACCACGACCTACGATATGCGTGTTTATTCTGAGCTCGACCGTTTCCACCAAGCGATTGATGCGATGCAAGTGCTTTACGTTGATCGTAAGGTTAACCAAGCTTTGGCCAAAGCATTCATCGATAAGATGAAACGCATTCTTGACAAACACTTTGAAGTGACACGTAATGAAGGAGTAGATATTCCGGAGTTCACTGATTGGACTTGGTCTGATTTGAAAAAATAG
- a CDS encoding ROK family protein: MALLTIDIGGTSIKYARFTEGRLGDQGAFATPDNLEDFYQHLTAIVEQFRENTDICGVAISAPGAVNKRSGVIEGASALPYIHNFNIQAELEKRFGLPVSIENDANCAALAEVNFGVAKGLSDVLFLVLGTGVGGAVVVDGKVHHGKHLFGGEFGFMLMDDRHSFSELGTTIRMAERYNKRTGENLDAIAIFEKAFAGDEIAQEERDVFVFNVAKGIFNLQYSFDPELIIIGGGVSQADWLIPTLQKELVRLVELNKDAEMLPQITVCAFKNDANLIGAAADFAQTYAK, encoded by the coding sequence ATGGCATTACTTACAATTGATATTGGCGGCACAAGCATTAAATATGCACGTTTTACAGAGGGTAGACTCGGAGATCAGGGAGCTTTTGCAACGCCGGATAATTTGGAGGATTTTTATCAGCATCTGACGGCCATTGTTGAGCAATTTAGGGAAAATACAGATATTTGTGGTGTGGCAATCAGCGCGCCTGGTGCGGTAAATAAGCGTTCGGGAGTGATTGAAGGAGCGAGTGCTTTGCCTTATATTCACAACTTTAATATTCAAGCAGAGCTTGAGAAACGTTTTGGTTTGCCTGTTTCTATCGAAAATGATGCGAATTGTGCTGCCCTTGCTGAGGTGAACTTCGGCGTCGCAAAAGGACTTTCGGATGTGCTGTTTTTGGTGCTAGGGACTGGAGTTGGCGGAGCGGTAGTTGTGGATGGAAAAGTTCACCATGGAAAACACCTTTTTGGTGGAGAATTTGGCTTTATGCTCATGGATGACCGGCATTCATTTTCAGAGCTGGGGACGACGATTCGCATGGCGGAGCGCTACAACAAGCGGACTGGCGAAAATCTTGATGCGATTGCCATTTTTGAAAAAGCTTTTGCGGGAGATGAAATCGCGCAGGAAGAAAGGGATGTTTTTGTGTTCAATGTGGCCAAAGGGATTTTCAACTTGCAATACAGTTTTGATCCGGAGTTAATCATCATTGGTGGTGGTGTGTCGCAAGCAGACTGGCTGATTCCGACCTTGCAAAAGGAACTTGTGCGTCTGGTTGAACTCAACAAAGATGCTGAAATGTTACCTCAAATTACTGTCTGTGCATTCAAAAATGATGCCAATTTGATTGGTGCGGCGGCTGATTTTGCTCAAACTTATGCAAAATGA
- the scrK gene encoding fructokinase ScrK — MTELYGSIEAGGTKFVLAVGDEQLNVLKRIQIPTETPEKTLAATLSFFQENPVTALSIGSFGPIDINPESPTYGSITTTPKAGWGNINLLEILKKELSIPMAFTTDVNASAYGEMVKTGQKSLIYFTIGTGIGGGAVQNGQFIGGFSHAEMGHQYVKHHPKDLDFAGVCPYHGDCIEGLAAGPSLEARTGIRGENLPADSEIWDIQAFYIAQLAVNSTLAFAPEKIVFGGGVMAQEHMMERVRKQFSQLLAGYVQLSCDLQDYLVRPAVLENGSATLGNFALAANLLKRKY; from the coding sequence ATGACAGAACTTTACGGCTCAATCGAGGCAGGTGGCACAAAATTTGTGTTGGCTGTCGGCGATGAACAGTTGAATGTTTTAAAAAGAATTCAAATTCCCACCGAAACACCTGAAAAAACGCTGGCGGCAACGCTTAGTTTTTTCCAAGAAAATCCGGTGACGGCCTTGTCTATTGGCTCGTTTGGGCCGATTGATATCAATCCTGAAAGCCCGACTTACGGCTCAATCACAACAACACCAAAAGCCGGTTGGGGAAATATCAATCTTTTAGAAATTCTAAAGAAAGAATTGTCCATTCCAATGGCTTTTACTACAGATGTCAACGCCTCGGCCTATGGTGAAATGGTGAAAACGGGGCAAAAATCACTGATTTATTTCACGATTGGCACGGGAATTGGTGGTGGCGCTGTTCAAAATGGGCAATTTATCGGTGGCTTTTCTCATGCAGAAATGGGACATCAGTATGTCAAACATCATCCCAAAGACCTTGATTTTGCGGGCGTTTGCCCCTATCACGGCGACTGCATAGAAGGTTTGGCGGCTGGGCCGTCACTCGAAGCACGCACAGGAATTCGGGGCGAAAATTTGCCAGCAGACAGTGAAATCTGGGACATCCAAGCCTTTTACATTGCTCAGCTCGCGGTCAATAGCACCCTTGCTTTTGCGCCAGAAAAGATTGTTTTTGGCGGCGGAGTGATGGCGCAAGAACACATGATGGAGCGAGTTCGTAAGCAATTTAGTCAACTTCTGGCAGGCTATGTACAACTTTCTTGCGACCTTCAAGACTATTTGGTCAGACCAGCAGTTTTGGAAAATGGTTCGGCAACATTGGGAAATTTTGCGCTCGCGGCAAATTTACTCAAGAGAAAATACTGA